From Humisphaera borealis, the proteins below share one genomic window:
- a CDS encoding FG-GAP repeat domain-containing protein, translating to MFFTHFGRRQRQTKQGNSPTARAKIARATRLPVEKLEDRTLMSFSAPAVYPAGATPASMAVADFNGDLKDDIVTVGSVSGRGLASVLLNNGDGTFGVAISSPTNNTPVAVKVGDFDGDGKNDIVTLASYYTGALTVLKGNGDGTFQAPVAYTISIPPTSIEVADVNADGKPDLVAGNHYFNSVSVFLNDGAGNLGPKMDSVAGGSPASVGVADFNNDLKADIISTNQVSAGTVNVHLGNGNGTFLPVKSSAAFSAPFAQTIADFNGDGKVDIAVANSYSSSFISVLDGNGDGTFQPARPYNIGTAPLDMAQGDFDHDGKLDLIQRTGAGFAIETGNGDGTFNGSVIDNVSTGNALKVGDFNGDGASDVAISSTNGTVSVYINDNNGLVGVQTNSNFQITAPTTVAAGSFVPVTVTVVDKAGVQVKDYLGTVSIVTTDARGTGLTYTFTAADQGTHTFATGVRLVSVGSQTIMATAPFVGTGTQAVTVTAGVATRFGVSAPTSAEAGTPFDFTVMALDAFGNMGADYQGTVHFSSNDVLAGLPADYTFTAADNGMHTFSATLKSAGYRNIVATDTATPSITGSSNAVNVRAREVAYLRLTGGSGSIGKVRSVQVEACDMYGNASSVDTRTVHFTGSDPYMVLPADLTLVNGRGTTYVKLMTLGEQTLTATDIADPSITGTETIVGTTADVGSFTVSGYAASTVAGTANTFTVRAFDVLGNAMSNYVGTVYFGSSDYQGVLPAAYTFTPADAGVHTFSATLKTAGTHSITATDYAFSVSGTQIGISVTAAAATSLTSYGPHNAVAGSSVAMVITARDAYGNVATGYRGKLKFTSTDAQAGLPTDYNFTAADAGTHSFPITLKTATSQTAYSSVTATDASTPSLTTTLAAIDVINGAPAKVTLAIPSNVAPNTAFTLKVTILDAWGNKVKNYYGTVHFSSSSTALGLPADYTFNGDDAGVHSFTLTSTSTSTQTLTVTDLDTSSLVASVTFTPKAGGGGGGGGGGGGGGGGGGGKKV from the coding sequence ATGTTCTTCACGCACTTCGGCAGGCGTCAGCGGCAAACCAAGCAGGGGAACTCACCAACAGCCCGGGCAAAGATCGCCCGTGCGACACGGCTACCGGTCGAGAAACTCGAGGACCGAACACTCATGAGCTTCTCGGCCCCGGCGGTCTACCCGGCAGGTGCGACGCCGGCCTCAATGGCCGTCGCCGACTTCAACGGCGACCTCAAGGACGACATCGTCACCGTCGGCAGCGTCAGCGGCCGCGGCCTGGCCAGCGTCCTGCTCAACAACGGCGACGGCACCTTCGGGGTGGCGATCAGCTCCCCCACCAACAACACGCCCGTCGCCGTGAAGGTCGGCGACTTTGACGGCGACGGCAAGAACGACATCGTCACCCTCGCGTCGTACTACACCGGCGCACTGACGGTCCTCAAGGGCAACGGCGACGGCACCTTCCAGGCCCCCGTCGCTTACACGATCTCGATTCCTCCCACTTCCATCGAAGTCGCCGACGTCAACGCCGACGGCAAGCCCGACCTGGTCGCCGGCAACCACTACTTTAACTCGGTCAGCGTCTTCCTGAACGACGGCGCGGGCAACCTCGGGCCGAAGATGGACTCCGTCGCCGGCGGTAGCCCCGCGTCGGTCGGCGTGGCCGACTTCAACAACGACCTCAAGGCCGACATCATTTCCACGAACCAGGTTTCCGCAGGCACGGTGAACGTCCACCTCGGCAACGGCAACGGGACCTTCCTGCCGGTCAAGTCGAGTGCCGCGTTCTCGGCGCCGTTCGCCCAGACCATCGCCGACTTCAACGGCGACGGAAAGGTCGACATCGCCGTCGCCAATTCCTACAGCTCAAGCTTTATCTCCGTCCTCGACGGGAACGGCGACGGCACCTTCCAGCCCGCCCGCCCCTACAACATCGGCACCGCCCCGCTCGACATGGCCCAGGGCGATTTCGACCATGACGGCAAGCTCGACCTGATCCAGCGCACCGGTGCCGGCTTCGCAATCGAAACCGGCAACGGCGACGGCACCTTCAACGGCTCCGTGATCGACAACGTGTCGACCGGCAACGCGCTGAAGGTCGGTGATTTCAACGGCGACGGTGCTTCCGACGTCGCGATCAGCTCCACCAACGGCACCGTCTCGGTCTATATCAACGACAACAACGGCCTGGTCGGCGTACAGACCAACTCCAACTTCCAGATCACCGCCCCGACCACCGTCGCGGCCGGGTCGTTCGTTCCGGTCACCGTCACCGTCGTTGATAAAGCCGGTGTCCAGGTCAAGGACTACCTCGGAACGGTGTCCATCGTGACCACCGACGCCCGCGGCACCGGGCTGACCTACACCTTCACGGCCGCTGATCAGGGTACGCACACCTTCGCGACCGGCGTGCGCCTGGTCTCCGTCGGTTCGCAGACGATCATGGCAACCGCGCCGTTCGTCGGCACCGGCACCCAGGCCGTCACCGTCACCGCAGGCGTGGCAACTCGGTTCGGCGTCTCCGCTCCGACGTCGGCTGAAGCGGGAACACCGTTCGACTTCACTGTGATGGCGCTCGACGCCTTCGGCAACATGGGTGCCGACTACCAGGGCACCGTCCACTTCAGCAGTAACGATGTGCTCGCCGGCCTGCCCGCCGACTACACCTTCACTGCCGCCGACAATGGCATGCACACCTTCTCGGCTACGCTCAAATCGGCCGGCTACCGCAACATTGTCGCGACCGACACGGCAACGCCGAGCATCACCGGCTCATCCAACGCGGTGAATGTTCGCGCAAGGGAAGTCGCGTACCTTCGGCTGACCGGCGGATCGGGATCGATCGGCAAGGTTCGGTCCGTTCAAGTGGAAGCCTGCGATATGTACGGCAATGCTTCGAGCGTTGACACCCGCACCGTTCATTTCACCGGTTCCGACCCCTACATGGTCCTGCCGGCGGATCTGACGCTCGTCAACGGGCGTGGCACGACGTACGTGAAACTGATGACGCTCGGTGAACAGACGCTGACGGCAACCGATATCGCCGATCCCTCGATCACCGGGACGGAAACGATCGTGGGAACGACCGCCGATGTGGGTTCGTTCACGGTTTCCGGCTATGCGGCCAGCACGGTCGCCGGAACCGCCAACACGTTCACGGTGCGTGCCTTTGACGTACTCGGCAACGCGATGTCGAACTATGTCGGCACGGTCTACTTCGGCAGCAGCGACTACCAGGGCGTACTGCCGGCGGCATACACTTTCACGCCGGCCGACGCAGGCGTGCATACCTTCAGCGCCACGCTGAAGACGGCCGGCACGCACTCCATTACGGCGACCGACTACGCGTTCAGCGTGTCGGGCACGCAGATCGGCATTAGCGTTACCGCCGCCGCCGCGACGAGCCTGACCAGCTACGGCCCGCATAACGCTGTCGCCGGATCGTCAGTTGCGATGGTGATCACCGCCCGCGATGCCTACGGCAATGTCGCCACCGGCTATCGTGGGAAGCTCAAGTTCACCAGCACCGACGCGCAGGCCGGGCTGCCCACCGACTACAACTTCACCGCGGCAGATGCCGGCACTCATTCGTTCCCGATCACACTGAAGACGGCGACCTCGCAGACGGCGTACAGCAGCGTGACGGCGACCGATGCCTCGACCCCATCGCTCACCACGACGCTCGCGGCGATCGATGTGATCAACGGAGCACCGGCGAAGGTCACGCTCGCGATCCCGTCCAACGTCGCCCCCAATACGGCCTTCACCCTCAAGGTCACGATCCTGGACGCCTGGGGCAACAAGGTAAAGAACTACTACGGCACCGTGCATTTCTCGAGCAGCTCGACCGCTCTGGGCCTGCCGGCGGATTACACGTTCAATGGCGATGACGCTGGCGTACACAGCTTCACGCTCACCTCGACCAGCACCAGCACCCAGACGCTCACCGTGACCGACCTGGACACGTCGTCCCTGGTTGCCAGCGTGACCTTCACGCCCAAGGCCGGTGGTGGTGGCGGTGGTGGCGGTGGTGGCGGTGGCGGCGGCGGTGGCGGTGGCGGCAAGAAGGTCTGA
- the pyk gene encoding pyruvate kinase, producing the protein MRGYYRHTKIVATVGPATESEQKLSQIINLGVDVIRLNMAHGTGEWVQSLVARIRSVSSQLQRQVAVMMDVKGPEIRTGPVPEAIELNIGDEFEFYTETPTPGVTGVIVNYPGLPGDVAVGSTVLVDSGLLRLEVLSKDETHVLCRVLTPGKLGSRRHINLPGVDVNLPSLTEKDERDIRAGVAAGIDFYALSFVRRSDDILVLRALLDSLGSRARIVAKIEDQSGLRNLEAIVKVTDAVMVARGDLGIEIDYHVLPLVQRRIVDNCLAEGKPVIIATHLLESMISAPMPTRAEISDVSNAVRERADAVMLSGETTTGLYPLECVEVLKNIVKSTEPVEVRGMNDAIKLTEPKSKMLRSAAVLAQELGQSGIVVFTRSGFLAYTLGALRPIGVPIYAFTDDEALFRQLLLPWGVEPFLMPFSDDPEETIQNALKYLKRRSWCDRGTWLVVITNALAHGKVIDSLQLRQIE; encoded by the coding sequence ATGCGCGGTTACTACAGACACACGAAGATTGTCGCCACCGTTGGACCTGCCACGGAAAGCGAACAGAAGCTCTCGCAGATCATCAACCTCGGGGTCGATGTCATCCGGTTGAACATGGCACATGGCACCGGCGAATGGGTGCAGTCGCTGGTCGCACGCATTCGCAGCGTATCGTCACAGCTGCAGCGCCAAGTCGCGGTCATGATGGACGTCAAGGGCCCGGAGATTCGTACCGGCCCGGTTCCCGAGGCGATCGAACTCAACATCGGTGATGAGTTCGAGTTCTACACCGAAACACCAACCCCCGGCGTGACGGGTGTGATCGTCAATTACCCCGGCCTCCCGGGGGATGTCGCCGTCGGCTCCACGGTCCTGGTGGACAGCGGGCTGCTAAGGCTTGAAGTGCTCTCGAAAGACGAAACGCACGTGCTGTGTCGCGTGCTCACGCCGGGCAAGCTCGGCTCCCGCCGACATATCAATCTGCCCGGGGTTGATGTCAACCTTCCGTCGCTGACCGAGAAGGACGAGCGGGATATCCGCGCCGGCGTCGCCGCGGGGATCGACTTTTACGCACTTTCGTTCGTCCGCCGAAGCGACGACATCCTGGTCCTGCGGGCGCTGCTCGACAGCCTCGGTTCCAGAGCCCGGATCGTCGCCAAGATCGAAGACCAGAGCGGCCTGCGAAACCTCGAAGCGATCGTGAAGGTGACCGACGCGGTGATGGTCGCCCGCGGCGACCTGGGCATCGAAATCGACTACCACGTGCTGCCGCTGGTGCAGCGGCGGATCGTCGACAACTGCCTCGCCGAGGGCAAGCCGGTCATCATCGCCACGCACCTGCTGGAATCGATGATCAGCGCTCCGATGCCGACGCGGGCTGAGATTTCCGACGTCAGCAACGCCGTCCGCGAGCGGGCCGATGCGGTCATGTTGTCGGGCGAGACCACGACAGGTCTGTATCCACTCGAGTGCGTGGAGGTGCTGAAGAACATCGTCAAGAGCACTGAGCCGGTCGAAGTCCGCGGGATGAACGACGCGATCAAGTTGACCGAGCCCAAGAGCAAGATGCTCCGTTCCGCCGCAGTATTGGCACAGGAACTGGGGCAGTCGGGGATCGTGGTGTTTACCCGCAGCGGATTTTTGGCCTACACACTTGGGGCGCTGCGGCCGATCGGCGTGCCGATCTACGCCTTCACTGATGACGAGGCGCTCTTCCGCCAGTTGCTGCTGCCCTGGGGCGTCGAGCCATTCCTGATGCCCTTCAGCGACGACCCCGAAGAGACGATCCAGAACGCCTTGAAGTACCTCAAGAGACGGAGTTGGTGCGATCGCGGCACCTGGCTGGTAGTGATCACCAACGCGTTGGCACACGGGAAGGTCATCGATTCACTGCAGCTTCGGCAGATCGAGTGA
- a CDS encoding NPCBM/NEW2 domain-containing protein, translating into MIRFNLLRLLFLAAIALPAGSAFAWGEPHLAITKAALEVLPPWQQQLLGDELAPLAGKYCMIPDNVFTDRPNARFAMIEGRAEVYLLNLHLPAQQPENLQTLRYFMGKAVDALRAKNVKDAARYMGTICHQIEDYGSPSHTMPGDNMFTLLQQFMPPPDAMKDQLLHGPVENGTFAVTLADYKPALLGTTVDEASWRLLHRIHDGILNARSTTLPIIQALYADDAKRVESWQIKAAKVDAQVVADAMYTILCLGAERFDEAEQKSLRRVAIGGFFPLEAASLYYPQSQFYSSPHWGHARSGVILAEGKKAMPLRLRVSDGDGTAEREFTNGVSAGMGKSLMFHLPRGTYARFSVLGGLHPQLGEKGKVEFAVIGDGKTLASAIVAGTEPAHAFDCDISGVAELKLSLTSRGSEPKSNYAIWAEPLLIKP; encoded by the coding sequence ATGATTCGATTCAATCTGCTCAGGCTTCTATTTCTGGCCGCGATCGCCCTACCTGCCGGGTCCGCTTTCGCATGGGGCGAGCCGCATCTGGCCATCACCAAAGCCGCGCTTGAGGTACTCCCGCCCTGGCAGCAGCAGTTACTCGGCGACGAGCTTGCCCCGCTGGCCGGCAAGTACTGCATGATTCCAGACAACGTCTTTACGGACCGCCCTAACGCCCGCTTTGCGATGATCGAGGGAAGGGCCGAGGTCTACCTGCTCAATCTGCACCTGCCGGCACAGCAGCCGGAGAACCTGCAGACGCTGCGCTATTTTATGGGCAAGGCGGTCGACGCGCTTCGAGCCAAAAACGTGAAGGACGCCGCCCGCTACATGGGCACGATCTGCCACCAGATCGAAGATTACGGCAGCCCGTCCCACACGATGCCCGGCGACAACATGTTCACCCTGCTTCAGCAGTTCATGCCGCCGCCCGATGCGATGAAGGACCAGTTGCTTCATGGTCCGGTCGAGAACGGAACGTTTGCCGTCACCCTCGCAGACTACAAGCCCGCGCTGCTGGGGACGACGGTCGACGAAGCCTCCTGGCGCTTGCTGCACCGCATCCACGACGGCATTCTCAACGCACGATCGACGACCCTGCCGATCATCCAGGCGCTATACGCCGACGACGCAAAACGCGTCGAGAGCTGGCAGATCAAAGCCGCAAAAGTGGACGCACAGGTCGTCGCCGATGCGATGTACACGATTCTTTGTCTCGGCGCCGAGCGGTTCGATGAGGCCGAGCAGAAGTCACTCAGGCGTGTAGCGATCGGCGGGTTCTTTCCGCTTGAAGCGGCGAGCCTCTACTACCCCCAGTCGCAGTTTTACAGTTCGCCTCACTGGGGACATGCGCGGTCCGGCGTCATTCTGGCCGAGGGAAAGAAGGCAATGCCGCTGCGGCTGCGCGTCTCGGACGGCGACGGCACTGCCGAACGCGAGTTCACTAATGGCGTCAGCGCAGGCATGGGCAAGTCCCTGATGTTCCATCTGCCCAGGGGGACGTATGCCCGCTTTTCCGTTCTTGGCGGACTCCATCCGCAACTCGGCGAAAAGGGCAAGGTTGAGTTCGCGGTCATCGGCGATGGAAAGACGCTTGCGTCGGCAATCGTCGCCGGTACCGAACCGGCCCACGCCTTCGACTGCGACATCAGCGGTGTAGCCGAGTTGAAGCTCTCGCTGACTTCGCGCGGATCGGAGCCCAAAAGCAACTATGCGATCTGGGCCGAGCCGCTCCTGATCAAACCCTGA
- a CDS encoding response regulator, with product MKLQPGNDNFDTPHVASTGRDVLVVEDEYRIREMLAKALKEMGFTGTFASSAEAGAKLLAQRSFDFLILDLNLPGKGGIAFLEALRRDHHDLQVIILTGFGDLEAARAAIHLDVVEFLTKPCALGTLEVALDRASKRRRGQVIAERAAAEERAPTFAQEPARPVMTSSSHEAAVADGGSMEELEQKHILHVLEKHRGNRTAAAAELGISIRKLYYRLGQYQKQGLLS from the coding sequence GTGAAACTTCAACCCGGCAATGACAACTTCGACACCCCGCACGTCGCCTCGACCGGACGTGACGTCCTGGTCGTCGAAGACGAGTATCGCATCCGTGAAATGCTGGCCAAAGCGTTGAAGGAGATGGGCTTTACCGGCACGTTCGCCTCTTCGGCCGAGGCTGGTGCCAAGCTGCTCGCCCAGCGATCGTTCGACTTTCTCATCCTGGATCTGAATCTTCCGGGCAAGGGCGGGATCGCGTTCCTCGAGGCGTTGCGTCGCGATCATCACGATCTGCAGGTCATCATCCTGACAGGGTTCGGCGATCTCGAAGCGGCCCGCGCCGCCATCCACCTGGATGTGGTGGAGTTCCTGACCAAGCCTTGTGCCCTGGGAACGCTGGAAGTCGCGCTGGATCGCGCCAGTAAGCGACGTCGCGGCCAGGTCATCGCGGAACGTGCGGCGGCGGAGGAACGGGCACCCACTTTCGCGCAGGAGCCGGCACGGCCTGTGATGACGTCTTCCAGTCACGAGGCTGCGGTCGCCGACGGCGGTTCGATGGAGGAGCTCGAACAGAAGCACATCCTGCATGTGCTCGAGAAGCATAGGGGAAACCGCACTGCCGCCGCGGCCGAATTGGGTATTAGCATCCGGAAGCTGTATTACCGGTTGGGTCAGTATCAGAAGCAGGGATTACTTTCATGA
- a CDS encoding ATP-binding protein encodes MNLKTQFFLWCSLLLLGVLCLGGFSVWSLEAMSRSSRAATASYAAQDRAESTVTKVAWLRDSFRGTEPRTSDDRQYFASVRQEITEIIGHLRQSAQVDHGDAAAELQLSDALQEHLESAARHAGVGESSEGSGTPVPLNRMAAGDIKRSAEELERLRQSLTATTKTSSAAARHHLVVSSQQLSSWVTAAYVLLAIVTAASVAIFVKQYRSLVRPLYVLRGEMQRSAAREFREEVRPAGQREFRDIAGFFNGLARDLAELYRDLENKVIARSRELVRSERLASVGFLAAGVAHEINNPLSIISGYAELAANGLRRVMLDEGDMDSSASGGGSEAEAEALAAALDAQTIIRDEAFRCKEITSRLLSLARGGTDERKPLCLDDVARQVAVLTKGLKNYNDRNVLVDFRPSDVLDVVANPTEIKQVLLNLTINALEAVSPGTGQVRIAGKRAGEWVELSVEDNGKGMSRETLEHVFEPFFTAKRGVGEPGTGLGLSITHAIIENHGGRISAESAGVGRGSRFILRLPALVRAVAAAAAVTAVVNPL; translated from the coding sequence ATGAACCTTAAAACCCAGTTCTTCCTCTGGTGTTCGCTTCTACTGCTGGGCGTGCTGTGCCTCGGCGGGTTCAGCGTCTGGTCGCTGGAGGCGATGTCGCGATCGTCGCGCGCCGCTACCGCGTCCTACGCGGCGCAGGATCGCGCCGAATCCACCGTGACCAAGGTCGCCTGGCTGCGCGACAGTTTCCGTGGCACCGAGCCACGCACTTCGGACGACCGGCAGTACTTCGCCTCGGTGCGACAGGAAATCACCGAGATTATCGGCCACCTTCGCCAGTCGGCGCAGGTCGACCACGGCGACGCTGCGGCCGAACTGCAATTGAGCGACGCGCTTCAGGAGCATCTGGAATCGGCGGCTCGCCATGCGGGCGTGGGCGAGTCATCGGAGGGTTCCGGTACCCCGGTTCCCCTCAACCGGATGGCAGCGGGTGACATCAAGCGATCGGCCGAAGAACTGGAACGGCTTCGGCAATCGCTCACTGCAACGACGAAAACGTCCTCCGCCGCGGCCCGGCATCATCTGGTCGTCTCCTCACAACAGCTTTCGAGCTGGGTGACCGCGGCGTATGTACTCCTGGCGATCGTGACGGCGGCGTCGGTCGCGATTTTTGTCAAACAGTATCGATCGCTGGTTCGCCCTCTTTACGTCTTGCGGGGCGAGATGCAGCGCAGTGCCGCCCGCGAGTTTCGAGAGGAAGTCCGACCGGCCGGTCAGCGGGAGTTCCGCGATATCGCCGGCTTTTTCAACGGGCTGGCCCGCGACCTGGCCGAACTTTACCGGGATCTGGAGAACAAGGTCATCGCCCGCAGCCGCGAACTGGTCCGCTCCGAACGCCTGGCGAGCGTTGGGTTTCTCGCCGCAGGGGTGGCCCATGAAATCAACAACCCGCTGAGCATCATCTCCGGATACGCGGAACTGGCGGCCAACGGATTGCGGCGGGTCATGCTAGATGAAGGCGACATGGACTCATCGGCGTCCGGCGGGGGTTCTGAGGCCGAGGCCGAAGCACTTGCCGCGGCACTGGATGCGCAAACCATCATCCGCGACGAAGCCTTCAGGTGTAAGGAGATCACGAGCCGATTGCTGTCCCTGGCACGCGGCGGGACCGATGAGCGAAAGCCGCTCTGCCTCGACGACGTCGCCCGCCAGGTCGCCGTGCTCACCAAGGGTCTAAAGAACTACAACGACCGAAATGTGCTGGTCGATTTCCGGCCGTCCGACGTGCTCGATGTGGTCGCCAATCCCACCGAGATCAAGCAAGTGCTGCTGAACCTGACCATCAATGCCTTGGAAGCCGTATCGCCCGGTACCGGGCAGGTCAGGATCGCGGGCAAGCGGGCCGGCGAGTGGGTGGAGCTGTCGGTCGAAGACAACGGAAAAGGGATGTCCCGCGAGACACTCGAGCATGTCTTCGAACCCTTTTTCACCGCCAAACGCGGCGTCGGCGAGCCGGGAACGGGGCTGGGGCTGTCGATCACGCACGCGATCATTGAGAACCACGGCGGCCGGATCAGCGCCGAAAGCGCGGGCGTCGGCCGCGGCAGCCGGTTCATTCTCCGCCTGCCGGCCCTCGTCCGTGCCGTTGCGGCAGCGGCGGCCGTGACGGCAGTGGTGAACCCGCTCTGA
- a CDS encoding alpha/beta hydrolase: MSRPLMQRPVMDPLFLQELQAPPGKRRWVACAARGLRWVARKLLSQPLTLRRDKLKFAGDSRGSRWAWGVAYRLLFAPLAMALVAGVLVFSGTHPQAAIANGDPASFGVYYDPVEFASGDGTRLTGWLVPVVDARRVLLHKDRLLHQKHPAVVLVHDHGQSPAQMLPLIAPLHEEGIVVLAVGLRGVGTVDRAPQTFGLDESMDVKAAVNLLRGRPFVDDSRIAVIGLGTGANAVLLAAEKDEKLFAIVLADPIVSADEVVASRLGPDAFGLRWMQPLTKWAFEIGYRQDVDEISLNQHTTVLTTRKVLRVQKATIENRLMAAPTEEIRKFCRETLRPWDHDVKP; the protein is encoded by the coding sequence ATGAGTCGGCCACTGATGCAGCGCCCGGTGATGGACCCCCTGTTCCTGCAGGAGTTGCAGGCCCCACCGGGGAAACGCCGATGGGTCGCCTGCGCGGCCCGGGGGCTTCGCTGGGTGGCCCGGAAGCTCCTGAGCCAGCCGCTGACGCTGCGCCGGGACAAGCTCAAGTTCGCCGGCGACAGCCGGGGCAGCCGCTGGGCCTGGGGCGTGGCATACCGCCTGCTCTTTGCGCCGCTCGCGATGGCATTGGTCGCCGGCGTGCTGGTGTTCAGTGGCACTCACCCGCAGGCGGCAATCGCCAACGGCGACCCCGCGTCCTTTGGTGTCTACTACGACCCGGTCGAGTTCGCCAGCGGCGACGGCACTCGGCTGACCGGCTGGCTGGTTCCGGTCGTCGATGCCCGCCGCGTCCTGCTACACAAGGACCGCCTGCTCCATCAGAAACATCCGGCGGTTGTGCTGGTCCACGATCACGGCCAGTCGCCGGCGCAAATGCTCCCGCTGATCGCACCGCTGCACGAAGAAGGCATCGTCGTGCTGGCGGTCGGCCTGCGCGGCGTCGGCACGGTGGACCGCGCCCCCCAGACCTTCGGCCTCGACGAATCGATGGACGTCAAGGCCGCCGTCAATCTGCTTCGGGGTCGCCCGTTTGTGGACGACAGCCGGATCGCCGTCATCGGCCTGGGTACCGGCGCCAACGCCGTACTGCTGGCGGCGGAGAAGGACGAGAAGCTGTTCGCGATTGTGCTCGCCGATCCGATCGTTAGCGCCGATGAGGTCGTCGCTTCCCGGCTGGGACCCGATGCGTTCGGCCTCCGCTGGATGCAGCCACTGACCAAATGGGCGTTCGAAATCGGCTACCGGCAGGATGTCGATGAAATCAGCCTGAACCAGCACACCACGGTCTTAACGACGCGCAAGGTGCTGCGTGTGCAGAAGGCGACGATCGAGAACCGCCTGATGGCCGCCCCGACCGAGGAGATCCGCAAGTTCTGCCGCGAGACGCTGCGGCCATGGGATCATGATGTGAAGCCGTAA
- a CDS encoding DUF1559 family PulG-like putative transporter has translation MKSTRASCILPSHCLMVRSSALGSRQRWMVGFTLVELLVVIGIIALMISILLPSLGRAREQATRIRCAANLRQLGLAMQTYSLAEPNGSYPRTKYDPSKKQMLLDNAGYLVPATFGNSGYVGENNVPASLFLLMKTQKLSPQMFLCPATEGVAYPEDPKQSSNWKTIPLQMTYSLASAFPSAASPATSRLQWKNTLGAEFALIADINPGTRGGTNPPNNTVAPPHTASPSAMAAANSNNHGNTGQNVLYADGHAEFQNTPYAGEFRSNGIRDHIYTAGTGDGGITSELAMPVDAHDSVLLPTDDPGGK, from the coding sequence ATGAAGTCCACCCGCGCCTCCTGCATCTTGCCATCGCATTGCCTTATGGTGCGGTCGTCCGCACTGGGCTCGCGTCAGCGTTGGATGGTAGGGTTCACCCTGGTCGAGCTTCTGGTGGTTATTGGAATCATCGCCTTGATGATTTCAATTCTGCTTCCGAGCCTTGGTCGCGCCAGGGAACAGGCCACGCGTATCCGGTGTGCCGCGAATCTGCGGCAACTCGGACTGGCGATGCAGACGTACAGTCTGGCCGAGCCCAACGGCAGCTACCCTCGCACAAAGTACGACCCGAGCAAAAAGCAGATGCTGCTTGATAACGCCGGCTATCTCGTCCCGGCGACTTTTGGCAATTCAGGATACGTCGGGGAGAACAACGTGCCGGCGAGCTTATTCTTGCTGATGAAAACGCAGAAGCTTTCGCCGCAGATGTTCCTCTGCCCCGCGACTGAAGGCGTCGCCTACCCGGAAGACCCGAAGCAATCGAGCAACTGGAAAACGATCCCGCTGCAGATGACCTATTCGCTGGCATCGGCGTTTCCGTCGGCGGCGAGCCCGGCAACGTCGCGACTGCAGTGGAAGAACACCTTGGGGGCCGAGTTTGCCCTGATCGCCGACATTAACCCCGGCACCCGGGGCGGAACGAATCCACCGAACAACACCGTCGCCCCTCCGCATACCGCAAGCCCGTCCGCCATGGCCGCTGCCAACTCCAACAATCACGGGAATACCGGCCAGAATGTGCTTTACGCCGACGGCCACGCCGAGTTTCAGAACACGCCCTATGCCGGCGAGTTTCGCAGTAACGGCATTCGCGATCACATCTACACCGCCGGCACCGGCGACGGGGGTATCACCAGCGAGTTGGCGATGCCGGTGGATGCACACGACTCTGTATTACTCCCGACGGACGATCCGGGTGGGAAGTAG